A region of the Microcystis aeruginosa FD4 genome:
GTGCGTTAGACGGCAGAAATTGATGCTTTGACTTGAAGGTAACAATCCGTCGTAACGCACCACCTATCATCAACTAAGTAGCCGGTTACAATTAAAGATTTATTATAACTCGATCGCTGTTAAAATTGCGGTAGAATCGGGAGAGTAACTCCGAGTTTTTTCTTGGGGATAATCTCCTAACTTCTGACTATCCACTGCCGATTCCCGCAAAGGATAGCCATTTATTCTATCAGATTGAGAAGATATTAAGTATGATAACACTTGTGATTATGTTTTTCGCTGCCTTGCTGGCAGCTGCCGATTTTACTTACCAAGTTTTGATTCATTTTCCCGTACAAATCCTCAATTTTTTGGGGTCGTTGCTGTCCTATGGAGTGATTGGACTGATAATTTTCGTCCTAGTGTGGATTGTGGGTGACTGATTTCTTGGGGTAAAAAAATGAGAGAATTAGCCTTAGCCAATTCTCCCCAATTTAAGTCAACTTTTAATTTTTACTGTTCACTGGCCACTGCTTGGGGTTGTCCTTGCGGTTGGAATTGGAACAGGGAATAAACCACATTACGACGGATATCAATCATCATTTCTAAAAACATCTCGTAGCCTTCCTGTTTATACTCAATTAGGGGGTCTTTTTGACCGTAACCGCGTAAACCAATCGACTCGCGTAAAGCTTCCATAGCTTGCAGATGTTCGCGCCATAACATATCGATTTGTTGCAGGATAAAATAACGTTCGGCATCGCGCATTAAACCGGGACGAATACTATCCACTTGACGTTCTTTTATTTCATAAGCTTTGCGAACTTCTTCGTGGAGGAACATCTTGATATCATTAACACTCATATCCTCGATATCCTTAGCGGTAATATCTGCCAACAGATAGACGAATTCCTGAGATTTACTAATCAGTTTTTCTAAATCCCATTCTTCCGCCGGCAGTTCGGGATTAATATAAGCCATGACGATTTCATCCATGGTTTTTTCGGCGTATTGCAGCACCTGTTCTTTTAAGTCCATCCCCTCCAAAACCCGACGACGTTCGGCATAAATAGCGCGCCGTTGATTATTCATCACCTCGTCGTATTCAAACACCTGTTTCCGGGCATCATAATAGAAGGTTTCCACTTTTCTTTGCGCGCCTTCTAAGGAACGAGTCAACATTCCCGATTCAATGGGCATATCTTCTTCCACCCGGAAGGCATCCATTAAACCCGCCACGCGGTCGCCCCCAAAAATACGCAATAAATTGTCTTCTAGGCTTAAAAAGAAGCGTGTGGAACCGGGGTCGCCCTGTCTGCCCGCTCTGCCTCGCAATTGGTTGTCAATACGGCGGGATTCGTGGCGTTCCGTCCCGATAACGTGCAGTCCGCCTCTTTCTACTACTTCATCGTGTTCTTTGCCGGTGTAATCTTCATAACTTTGGCGAATTAATTTATAGACTTCGCGTAACTTTTGAATAACTGGGTCATCCGTGGGAGCTTTTTCGGCCGCGATGGCGATTTTTTCTTCCACTTCTAATTCTGGTAAACTTTGAGTTCCGTGGGTATCAACGGCAAATTTAACCGCTTCTTTCAGGGTATTTTCTACCTCTTTCGGTAACTCAGTGGGAAAAATTTCCGCCGAGGCACGCCAGTTTTTTTTCTTTTTACCCGGAGCGAATCCTTGGGGGCGATTGCGTTCTCCTAAACTGGGTAAACTAAAGGCCAAATTGTCATCTTCGGGCATAACTAATTTCGGCATTAAATACTCGCGAATTTTCAATCGGGCCATATAATCAGAGTTACCACCGAGGATGATATCGGTTCCCCGTCCTGCCATGTTTGTAGCAATGGTTACGGCTCCGGCCCGGCCTGCTTGGGCGACGATTTCCGATTCCCTTTCCACGTTTTCTGGACGAGCATTCAGCAAGTTATGGGGAATCTTTCTTTCCTGCAATAAAAGCGAAAGCACTTCCGATTTTTCTACACTGGTAGTACCGACTAAAACTGGGCGACCTTCTTCGTGCATTTGTTGACATTCTTCGGCGACGGCGTTCCATTTTGCCTGTTCATTTTTATAGACCACATCGGCTAAATCTTGCCGACGAGAAACGCGGTTGGTGGGGATAATTGTTACTTGCAGGTTATAGACTTTTTCTAGTTCCGTTTCTTCGGTTTTGGCTGTCCCAGTCATGCCGGATAATTTCGGATAGAGTAGGAAAAAGTTTTGATAGGTAATCGTGGCTAAGGTTTGGGTTTCCTGTTGAATTTCTACCCCTTCCTTAGCTTCCACTGCCTGATGTAAACCATCACCCCAACGTCGCCCCGGTAATACCCGTCCCGTGAACTCATCAACAATAACAATTTCACCACTGCGGACGATATAGTTAACGTCTTTTTTCTGGAGTTCTTTGGCACGAATAGCGTTAGAAATATAGTGCGCCCAGGGATTTTCTTGGTCGTATAAATCGGTAACTTCTAATAGTTCTTCCGCTTTTTTAAAGCCTTCATCGGTCATTAAAACGTTACGGTCTTTTTCGTTAACTTCGTAGTCTCCCGGTCCGTCTTCTACTTCTTGGCGCACTAATTGCTCGGCGATTTCGGCGGCGAGAATATATTTTTCTGTGGGCCGATCGATCGCTCCTGATATAATTAATGGAGTTCTCGCTTCATCGATAAGAATGGAGTCCACTTCGTCGATAACGCAGTAGTTAAAGGGTCTTTGGACGACTTCCCCCATCACTGTAGCCATGTTATCGCGCAGATAATCAAAGCCGAGTTCGCTGTTAGTGGTGTAGGTGATGTCACAGGCATA
Encoded here:
- the secA gene encoding preprotein translocase subunit SecA; the protein is MLKALLGDPNARKIKKFQPLVTEINLLEEDIKNLSDEELRSKTSEFKERLDKARNYDEREEILEEILPEAFAIVREAGIRVLGMRHFDVQLLGGMVLHKGQIAEMKTGEGKTLVATLPAYLNGLTGKGVHVVTVNDYLARRDAEWMGQVHRFLGLSVGLIQAGMSPEERKKNYACDITYTTNSELGFDYLRDNMATVMGEVVQRPFNYCVIDEVDSILIDEARTPLIISGAIDRPTEKYILAAEIAEQLVRQEVEDGPGDYEVNEKDRNVLMTDEGFKKAEELLEVTDLYDQENPWAHYISNAIRAKELQKKDVNYIVRSGEIVIVDEFTGRVLPGRRWGDGLHQAVEAKEGVEIQQETQTLATITYQNFFLLYPKLSGMTGTAKTEETELEKVYNLQVTIIPTNRVSRRQDLADVVYKNEQAKWNAVAEECQQMHEEGRPVLVGTTSVEKSEVLSLLLQERKIPHNLLNARPENVERESEIVAQAGRAGAVTIATNMAGRGTDIILGGNSDYMARLKIREYLMPKLVMPEDDNLAFSLPSLGERNRPQGFAPGKKKKNWRASAEIFPTELPKEVENTLKEAVKFAVDTHGTQSLPELEVEEKIAIAAEKAPTDDPVIQKLREVYKLIRQSYEDYTGKEHDEVVERGGLHVIGTERHESRRIDNQLRGRAGRQGDPGSTRFFLSLEDNLLRIFGGDRVAGLMDAFRVEEDMPIESGMLTRSLEGAQRKVETFYYDARKQVFEYDEVMNNQRRAIYAERRRVLEGMDLKEQVLQYAEKTMDEIVMAYINPELPAEEWDLEKLISKSQEFVYLLADITAKDIEDMSVNDIKMFLHEEVRKAYEIKERQVDSIRPGLMRDAERYFILQQIDMLWREHLQAMEALRESIGLRGYGQKDPLIEYKQEGYEMFLEMMIDIRRNVVYSLFQFQPQGQPQAVASEQ